The stretch of DNA GCGCGCACCGGTGCGGCCTTCGATGTGGTGTTCGACGGCGCCGATGTCGGTGTGGTCGCAACGGTCGGCCGGTCGATGGGGGTGAAGGTGCGCTTCACCAGCCAGGAGGTCGAGGCTGACGACGTGATCATCGCCGACGCCGCCACCGTGCCTGTCGACCGGCCCCTGGTCGTCGTGTCGAACGACCACAGGGTCCGCGACGGCGTGGCCGCCGTCGGCGCAACGGTCGTGTCCAGTGACCGCCTACTGAGCGCGCTGGGTCGACAGCCCGGCTAGCTCACCTCCGCTGCGATCGTCTCGGACTGTTGTTGACCGCCGCCGAGTGATCCGCCCGTCGAGGCCACGACCTCGCCGTCGACGCGGATCTCCAGCGAGAACGGGATGTCTGAGTTGCCGCAGTCGGAGAAGACGTCGACGTAGGCGCTGTATGACCCGGGCGGCGCGGCTCCCAGCGGCCAGAAGACGTTCTCGACCTGCCCGCCGGCACCGACGCCGCAGCCGGGGATCGTGTCGACGTCCAACTGGCCGCCGGAGTCGACCGGGGTGTTGGAGTAGGAGATCTCCGCTCCCGTGGGGTCGGTGACGTACAGGTCGAGGTCGGCGTCACCGGTCCAGCGCAGGGTGACCTGCACGTCGCCCTCACCTAGCACGATGTCGGCGGTCGGGGTCGGGATCGCCGGTGTGTCGGTGGTCGTCGGCGACGCCGTGGGGTTCGGTGTGGGTGGTGGCGTCGTTGTCGGTCCACCCGTGCCGGCGGTCCCGATGAGCATCGACAGCCTCGGTGTCGCTCCCACCGTCGTGAAGTCGTTGATGAACGAGAACTCGAACGTGTAGGTGCCGGGGCCCTCGTCGTCGAGGAAGGACGTCAGCTCTCCGGTCTCACGCACGAGCGAGAACGTGGGCACGGCCGGGTCGGCGTCGAAGTCGGTGTTGGTCACCACGCGCACGCTCGGGTAGGTGCCGTACAGGACGGCCTGGTTGCCGGTGGCTGCCGCGAACGCGTCATTGGCGTCGAGTTCCACAGTGCGCGCCGCCCCCGACGGTGCGGTGACGGTCACGACGATCCGGTCGTCCACCCCGGCGAAGTCGATGTCGGGGAAGCCGTCGGGACTGTCGCGGCCGCCGACGCCGGTCTCCGTGTCGACCAGGCCCTCGGCACGACTGATCGCCAGCCAGACGAGCTCGGACGGGTCGAGTGAGACCTCGACGCTCTCGGTGCTGAACGTCTCGCCGGCCCCCAGGGAGTTCACGACCGCGCCCGGGGTGATGAGCACCGCGGTGACGATCTCTCCACTCGGGCCGAGAACCGTGGGGATGAGGGTGGAGTCGACCGCGTCGGCGCCCGGCGGCCGGAAGATCACGACGTTGCTCAGGACGTCGTCGAGGACGAACTCGGGGATCTCGTCGACCGCGGCGATGACCACCGCGGTCGCGGCGTCGAATCCGTCCCAGGTGTCGCCGATCACGCCGATGTCGGCCGGTATCTCGCCGCGGGCCGGCAGGAGGGGATTGCCGCAGAAGCACCGCACACGCGGGACGCCGAAGTCGTCCACCAGTACCGCCGTACCCGCCTGGAGCACCGAGTCGATCGCGTTGGCGACGCCGCCGGAGAAGCCGTGGTTCGTGACCCGGGTGTCCACCTGGAGGATGACGTCGGTCAGCGAGTCCACGAAGCTCGGGATCTGGTCGACGGTGATCCCCTGGGCTGCGGCCCACGCTGCGGCCTTGTCAGCGTTCTCGGCCAGGAACTCGACGAGTTGGCCGCGGTTGCAGACGTCGATGACGTTCGTCCCGCCGTACAGGCCGGGGGCGGCTCCCGAAATCGTGGGTCCCGAGGCCGCACCCGACGGGGGTGCGTCCACGGTCGGGATGTCCAACGTGGGCAGATCGATGCCGGTCGGGAGTCCGATCCCCGGGTTGAGACCCTCCAGCACCTCTTCGGCGAGGTCGCCGATGTCGGCCGGTTCGACGGATCCGCCCAGCTCGTCGATCAGCCCCGTCGGAAGCTCGATGTCACCGGGCTCCGGGAGGTCGAGGGACGCGAGATCCGGGAGGCTCGGTACGAGCGACGGGAAGAACGGGTCGAGCCCGACCGACGCGATCGGTTCGGCGACCAGCTCGGTGATCTCGGGCCCGTCGCCCTCGTCGTCGCCTGAGGAGACGATGATGGCGAGGGCCGCGCCGAGTCCGCCGAGGACCAGCACGAGCGGCACGACCACCTTCCACCAGCCTCGTCGTCGGCCCCCACCGCCGTCGCCGGTAGCGGCGGTGGGTGGCGGACCGTCCGTCGGTGGCCCGCCCGTGGAGTCACCCGGAGGTGTTCCGACGGCCGCTGCCGCGGCCGGTGCTGCCTGGGACGCGCCGACGGCCGCGAAGGTCGCCGGTCCGACCGTGTTCATCGCGTCGCCCGACGTCACCGGCGGCACGGACTGGTCGCCTTCGAGGGCCGTACGCAGTGCGGCCGCAGAGGCGATGCGCTCGTCGGGGTCGATGCTCAGCGCCCGGTGGACGGTGTCGGCGAGCGCCGGAGGGATGTCGTTGCGCAGCGTCTCGATACGCGGCGGCGTCTCGGTGTGGTGGGCGAGCAGTAGTTGGCGCAGGGAGCCGTGCTCGTAGGGCACGCGCCCGGCGAGCAGCTGGTACAGCACCACACCGGCGGAATAGATGTCGCTGCGCTCGTCGGCCTGACCGTCGGCCTGTTCGGGCGCCATGTAGTGGGGGGTCCCCGTCGCGATGGTCGTCCCGCGTGAGGTGGCGAGAGAACGGGCCACACCGAAGTCGGTGAGCAGGAGGCGCTCTTCGCGCTCCCCGCGATGTTCGGGCTCCGTCTGGAAGAGGACGTTGGCCGGCTTCAGGTCCCGGTGTACGACACCGAGCGAGTGGGCGACCTCGAGGCCCCGGCACATGTCCGCACCGATCGAGCGCACCTCGTCGACACCCCAGCCGTAGCCCGCTTCGGCCCTCTGGGTCATCCGCAGCGCGAGGCTGCCCCGGTCCGCGTAGTCCATCACGAAGTACGGGCGGCCGTCGTCGAGGACGTCGACGTTGTGGATCCGCACGATGTGGTCGGAGTCCGCTCTCCACATGATCCGGGCCTCTTCGAGGAACCGGTTGCGGATCTCAGAGTCGCGTGCCCAGTTCTCGGCGAGGACCTTGAGGGCGATCCACGCCTGGAGGGTCTCGTCCAGCGCGAGCCACACGGTCGCGAAGGCTCCCGAGCCCACGATGCGTTCGGTGCGGTACCTGCCGATGTACTCGGTCATTGCGGAGGGACCCTCCTGTCCGCCCGGCGATCTAGGGTCTCCATTGAACACCACCACGGGGAGGCGTGCGGAGGGTGGCGACAGGGGTCGAGGTCCACACCGCCGGCGGAGGGTCCGGCGTCGTCGAGGGGCGACCGGTTCGCGTCGGCCGTCATTCAGGTGCCGACGTCGTCGTCGACGACATGCGCGTGTCGCGCGAGCACCTGGTTCTCGAGGAGACCGGATCGGGCTGGGTGGTGCGTGACCCGGGTTCGGGCAACGGCACCTTCCTCGGGGGCGAGCGGGTCGGTGAACTCGTTCTCGCCCCCGGCTCCGAGACCGTGTTGCGTCTCGGTGACCCCCAGGAAGGCCCGTGGGTGCGCATCGTCGTGGCGGCGCGCAGTGCCGAGCCCGCTGGACGCGTCCAGGGCGGGACGGTCGTGATCGGACGCGACACCCGCTGCGATGTCGTCGTCGACGATCTGCTCGCCTCGCGGCGTCATGCCGAGATGCGCACGCGGCCCGATGGTCGCCACGAACTGGTGGACCTCGGCAGCTACAACGGCACGTACGTCAACGGCCGACTGATCGAGGGCGGCGCCGTGCTGGCGGACCGGGATCTGGTCGGTGTGGGACGTAGCTCGCTCACGTACCGCGATGGCACCCTCGTGGTGGCGGCGGCCGACGGGGCGGTGGATTTCGCGGCCCTCGGCGTGACGGTCACGGTGCCGAAGGGGCCGACCCTGGTCCATGACGTGGGCTTCGCCCTCGAGGCCGGTTCGCTGCTGGCGGTCGTGGGACCCTCGGGTGCGGGCAAGTCGACGCTGCTGGGCGCGCTCGCGGGGCTGAGAGAGCCCACGACGGGCACGGTGCTCTTCGGCGGGCTGGACCTGTACGGCACAGACGTCGATGTCCGGTCGCGGATCGGTTTCGTCCCCCAGGACGACCTCGTGCACCCCGAGCTGACCGTTGCGCAATCGATCGCCTATGAGGCGGAGTTGCGGTTCCCGCCCGATGTCAGCGCCGCGGAGCGCAATAGGCGGGTGCGCGAGGTCATGGAGGAACTCGGCCTGACCGCACGGGCGGATGTGCGCGTGGCGCGGCTGTCGGGTGGTCAGCGCAAGCGTGTCAGCGTGGCGCTCGAGGTGTTGACGAGACCGTCGCTGCTGTTCCTCGATGAGCCGACGTCGGGGCTGGACCCCGGACTCGAACGGACGATGATGGAGCTCTTCCGGGAGCTCGCGGACAGCGGGCGGACGGTCATCGTCGTCACCCACAGCGTCGACAGCCTCAACCTGGCGGACCGGGTCCTGTGCCTCGCTCCGGGTGGCCACCCCGCGTTCTTCGGACCTCCGCAGCTGACGACGTCATGGTTCGGCCTGGACGACTACCAGCAGGTCTTCCGCCACCTCAGCACGGTGGAGGTGGTGGCGGCCCGCAAGAGGTTCCTCGACGACGAGTTGGGTGAGCGGTTCCTGACCGGTCCGCTCACGGCGTACTCCCATTCGCCCCGCGGTTCGGAGCGCAACGTCGTGGTGCGACGTCAGCGGTGGGGCCGCCAGCTGTCGATGCTGGTCAGACGGTATGCCCGCGTGCTGCGCGGAGATCCGATGTCGCTGGTGATCCTGTTCGGCGCCGCGCCGGCGCTCGGCCTGTTCATCATGTGGCGTCTGCCCGCGGGTGAGCTCTCCGGGATCGGCGAGGGTGAGCTCCGCATCATCTCGTCGGCCTCGCTGGCATGGTTCATGCCCGTCATCGCGATGACCCAGATCGGCATCTCCGGTTCCATCCGCGAGATCGTGAAGGAACGCCCGATCTTCGTCCGCGAGCGTGCCGTCGGACTGTCGCTGTCCGCGTACGTCGTCTCCAAGTTGCTCGTCCTCGGCGCCGCGACGGTCGTCCAGGCGTGTCTGCTCATCCCGCTGGCGTTGCTGCGTCAGGACGGCCCGCCCGATGCGGTACTGCTCGGATCGCCGATGCTCGAGCTGATCGTCGCCGGCGTGGCCACGGGAATCGCCGCTGTCGCGCTCGGTCTGGCCGTCTCGGCGGCCGTGAACTCGACGAACACCGCTCTGGCGCTGTTGCCGACGATCGTCGTCATCCAGACGCTGTTGGGCTCGGCCGGCGTCTTTCCCGCCGGAACGGACAAGCCGGTCCTGCGCGAGATGAGCTATGCCGCCAGCGCACAGTGGGGATTCTCCGCAGGGGCGTCGACCATCGAGTTGAACGAGCTCCAGGCCTTCATCGGTCTGGCCCGTGAGCTGCGTTCGATCGACGTGGCCGATCCGCTCCCGAGTCTGGAAGCGATCGCGGACCCCGACACGGGTGAGCCGCGCTGGAACCACGACCCAGGGACATGGCTGACGTCCATCGCCGCGTTGGGGGTGATCGCGGCGTCCTTCGCAGTGGTCGCCGGTGTCCTGTTGCGTCGCTTCGACCCGGTCTGATCCGCGGAGAGGGGACTGTCACACCCCGCGCGTATGTTCGATCCCATGAGCGAGAGCCTCGTCATCGACTGCGACACATGCGTCCGCCAGCACACCGACACCTGCGGGGACTGCCTGGTGTCTTTCATCTGCGACCGTGACCCGGGGGAGGCGGTCGTGATCGAACTCGCCGAGTGGCGTTCCCTGGACTCGCTGGCCCGGGCCGGCCTCGTGCCGCGCCTGCGTCACCGCCCGGAACCACCCCGCAGTGGAAGCCCGGCGGCCATGTAGGCGGCGTCGCGAACTCTTCCACGTGGGGTCGGGGCCCTTCCCGCTGCCACCATGGTCGGGTGCCCACCGACGAACTCGCCGCCGAACTGGTGGAGATCGGACGCGCCGCCGGTCTCGCCGCGGTCGGTTTCGCCGACGCGGCGGTGTTCGAGAGCGAGCGTTCGGTGCTCCTGGAACGGCGCGCGGCGGGCCTCGACGCGGGGATGCAGTTCACGTACCGCAACCCACAGCGGTCCACGGATCCGTCGATGACCCTGCCCTCGGCTCGGTCGCTCGTCGTCGGCGCGCTGTCCTATGCCCGGGCGGACCCGGGCGGCGCGGCGTCCGGGTCGGCCCGGGTCGCCCGGTACGCCTGGCGCGACCACTACGCGGATCTGCGGGCCGGACTCGGGGCGATCGCGGACCGTCTGGCCGACGCAGGTCGGCGTGGGGTCGTCCTGGCCGACGACAACGCTCTCGTCGACAGGGCAGCCGCTGTCAGAGCCGGCATCGGTTGGTACGGAAAGAACGCGAACGTCCTGCTCCCGGGGCGGGGTAGCTGGTTCGTCCTCGGCGCGGTACTGACGGACGCGGAACTGGCCCCGTCCCGGCGCCTGGGCGACGGCTGCGGCCCGTGCCGTCGCTGCATGGACGGTGCGTGCCCCACCGATGCCATCGTGGCACCGGGCGTGGTCGATGCCCGCCGGTGCCTCGCGTGGACGGTCCAGGACACCGGCGTCATCCCCGCCTGGCAGCGGGTTGCGCTCGGCGACAGGATCTACGGCTGTGACGACTGTCAGGAGGTCTGCCCGCCGAGCCGGGTGGAGCTCGGACGCGCACCGGAGGCCGAGGCCGATGCCGTGAGCACCACGGACGTCGTGGCGATGCTCGCCGCCGATGACGAGACGCTGCTGGCCTCGTACGGCCGGTGGTACATCCCCCGCCGTGAGCCGCGCTACCTGCGCCGCAACGCCCTAGTCGTCCTCGGCAACGTCGGCGACCCGACGGACCCGTCGGTGATCACGGTCCTGCGTGCCGCGCTGGGTTCCCCCGACGAGATCATCGTCGCCCACGCCGTATGGGCGGCCCGCCGCCTCGGTCTGGGGCACCTCGTGTCGGAACTGGTTCCGGCGCCGGACGCGGACGGACCTGTCGCATCGGAGATGTCCGCGGACGTGGCTGTGCGTCCCGATCTCGCTGTGGGACCACCATGACCCACCTGCTCGTCACCAACGACTTCCCGCCCAAGATCGGGGGGATCCAGAACTACCTGTGGGAGCTGTGGCGACGACTCCCGGCGGACTCCTTCGCGGTCTACACCACCCCCCACGACGATGCCGAGGCCTTCGATGCGGCCCAGCGGTATCGCGTCGTCCGCGCCGACCAGGGCTGGCTGCTGCCCACCCCGGCGCAGATCCGGCGTATCGACGCACTGGCCGCGGAGATCGGGGCGGCATCGGTCCTGTTCGACCCGGCGATGCCCATCGGCGTCTCCGGCCCGTCGCTGTCGGTTCCCTACGGTGTGGTTCTGCACGGGGCGGAGGTCACCGTGCCGGCACGCCTTCCGATCCTCGGGAGGACCCTCGCCCGCACCGTGGAGGAGGCGTCGTTCGTCGTGTCCGCCTCCGGTTACGCCCACGGGGAGGCCGAGCGGCTCGTCGGACACCCGGTGGAGGCCACCTATGTGCCACCCGGTGTGGACGTCGGGCGCTTCGTGCCTCTCGACCAGAGCCGACGCGCGGCGGCGCGCCGGCGCCTCGGCGTGAGCGAGGACGCCGAGGTCGTCGTCAGCGTGTCGCGACTCGTGCGCCGAAAGGGGATGGACGTCCTGATCGAAGCGGCCGCGCGGCTCGCTCCGACGCGCCCGCACCTCGAGGTTGTGATCGCCGGACGTGGCCGCGACGAGGGTCGTCTGCGGCGGCTCGCGGCGCGCCTCGACGCACCGGTCCGCTTCCTCGGGCGCGTGGCGGACGCCGACCTGCCGGCGGTCTACGGGATGGCGGACCTTTTCGTCATGTTGTGCCACAGCCGCTGGGGTGGCATGGAGGAGGAGGGATTCGGCATCGTGTTCCTCGAAGCGGCGGCCGCCGGGATCGCCCAGGTCGCCGGCCGCAGTGGTGGCGCCGCCGAGGCGGTGGCCGATGGCGAGACCGGGATCATCGCCGCGGAGCCGCGGGACGCTCCGGCGGTGGCCGCCATCGTCGCCGACCTGCTCGACGACCCCGCGCGGCGGGCGGCCATGGGCGAAGCGGCCCGGCGCCGCGCCGTGGAGGAGTTCTCCTACGACGTCCTGGTCCGCCGACTGGCGACAGTCTTGGACTGAAGTCTCGCCGTCGCGGCCCCGTCCTGGCATCCTTGGACCCCGTGCGCCGCCTTCTCGTCCCCGACACGATGGACGGCCGGGGAACCCTCGTCGCCAACTGGGTCGGAACGGGTGTCTTCACCGTCACCGCCGTCGCCGCGACCGTCGCCCCCGACACCTTCCGCCTGACCGGTGTCATCGCCGCGCTCGCCCTCTTCGCGATCGGCATGATCGTCATGTTGATCACGTTCGCTGCGGCCGTGGAGCGGTCGCGTCTCGAGGTGGTCTCGGTCGCCGGCGTGTGGTTCGGCGCCGGGACGGTCGCCCTTCCCATACGGCTCCGATTCGCCGCCGCACTGGGCATCCAGTTGACGGTCGCGTTCACGACCGCGAGCATCCGACCCTTCACCTCGCTGGCGTTCGGTATCCTCGCGCCGTTGTTCGGGCTGGGGCTCGGCGGTCTGTGGGCCGCCGGCCACGGTTCGTTCGCCAAGCGAGACAAGCTCGACCACAAGAGGCCACCACGGCCTCCGCCGGCACCGCCGGCCGTTCCCGGAGACTGACCCGATGTCGGAGCAGGCAACCCAACAGACCATCATCGACGCACCGCCCGAGAGGTGTTTCGCGGTGGCCGTCGACTTCGAGCACTACCCCACGTGGGCCAGTGACGTGAAGGAGGTCGCCGTGCTGCGGCGCGACGACGACGGTCGGGGAGGTCTCGTGTGCTTCCGGGCGGCGGCGATGGGCCGGTCGACCACGTACACGCTGCAGTACTTCTACGGCTCGAATCCGCTGCGGATGGCCTGGAAGCTCGTCGAGGGTGACGTCACGCGCCAACTCGACGGCGAGTACCTCTTCGAGGCGGTCGAAGGTGACAACGACCGCACGCTCGTCAGCTACCACCTGGTCGCCGACATCGTCGTCCCACTGCCGGGCTTCGTGAAGAGGCGGGCCGAGGCCCGCATCATGCGGTCCGCCCTCGAGCAGCTCCGCACGCAGGTCGAGGCACAGGTCCGATGACGGCGGGCGGGCGTCCGCTCGCCGCCGTGGGTGATGCCGCGACACCGGATCCCGCGTCGATCCTGGTCTTCACGGGCAAGGGGGGTGTCGGCAAGACGACCGTCGCGGCCGCCACCGCGCTGCGGTGCGCCGCGGCCGGCGCCCGCACCCTCGTCCTGTCCGCCGACCCCGCCCATTCGCTCGGCGACGTCCTCGGTGAGCGGATCGACCCCGAGCCGACGGCGGTTGCACCGGATCTCTGGGCGCAGCAGCTCGATGCCCGGCGCCGGCTGGAGTCGTCGTGGGAGGTCGTACGCGCCTGGCTCGTGGAGATGTTCCGCTGGGCGGGTGCCTCGGGTCTCGAAGCCGAGGAACTCGCCGTGCTCCCCGGGCTCGACGAGGTGTTCGCGCTCACCGACATCCGTCGTCACGCCACCAGCGGGGACTTCGACGTGGTGGTCGTCGACTGCGGGCCCTCCGCGGAGACGGTCCGGCTGCTGTCGCTGCCCAACGTGTTGTCGTCCTACATGGAGCGCCTGTTCCCGGTCGGCCGGGCGGTCAACCGTGCGGTCGCCCCGGTGCTCGGTCGCCTGACCGACATGCCCGTCGCCGGTGAGGCCGTGCTCGACGGAGTGGCGGGCCTGCACCGGGATCTCGGCGCGGTCCACGCGCTACTGAGCGACCCGGACGTCACGAGGATCAGACTCGTCGTCAACGCCGAATCCGTTGTCATCGCCGAGTCCCGAAGGACCCACACGTACCTCTCGTTGTTCGGCTACGCCCCGGACGCCGTGATCGTCAACCGTGTGCTGGACCGGGACCTCGATGTCGGTGGTCTCGACGAATGGCGTACGCGCCAACACGACGTCGTGGAGTCGCTCGGAGGCCTGTTCGGGCCGCTGCCGATCCTGCCGTGCGGGTTCGACCCGCGTGAGCTCGTCGGCACCGCCGTCGTCGGAGAACTGGGCGCCACCCTGTGGAGCGGGCACGACCCGCTCGACCGACTCAGCCACGCGGACTCCCTCGACGTGACTGTGCTCGGTGACCACGCCCGACTGCGGATGACACTGCCGTTCGTCGAGCGCGGGGATCTCGCCGCCGCTCGCCGCGGCGACGATCTCGTCGTCTCGGTCGGTCCCCACCGACGTCACCTCGCCCTTCCCGCATCGCTGGTCTCACGTGAGGTGACCGGAGCGAAGCTCGACGGAGCCGTCCTGACCGTCCGTTTCGGCGCTCCCGGGTCCCTCGCGGAATCGCCGACCGCGATGGCCGCACGGTGAGCGGGGAGGACCCCCTGGGCGATGCCCTCGACGGCGTCGCCCACCTCCAGGCGGCGGGACTCGAACTGATCGCGGCGGCCCGGTCGTTTCTCGACGCGGCGGAGGCGACGCTGGCCGATCCCGACCAGGCCCGGCGCGCCGCTGCGGCACTGGCCGCCGTGGTCGGGGCGTATCTCGAGGCGCAGGGGCGTCCCGGCCGTGGTTCACGCGACGACGGTGCCGCAGGCGGCGGTCTGCGCCGCGTCGACATCTCGTGAGGGACGCGCCCGTCGTCGGTGTCGACATCGGAGGCACGTCGCTGCGCGCGGTCACGATCGGGGCGGGCGCGACGGTGGACCGCGAGCTGCGGATGGAACGTCCCGAACACGCCGATCGGATCGTCGAGGGCATCGTGAGACTCGCCACCGAACTGGTCCCCGGGGGGCCGGGTGCCGTCGGGGTGGGTTGTGCGGGTCTCGTGGATCGGCTCGGAGTCGTACGCACCTCGCCCAACATCGCGGCATTCGTCGAGTTCCCGCTACGAGAGCAACTCGGCGCCGCGCTCGGGGTCCCCGTCGTCGTCGACAACGACGCCAATGCAGCCGCGTTCGCCGAGCTGACGTCGGGTGCAGCCGTCGGTGTGTCGACCGGCGTCTTCGTCGCGTTCGGCACCGGAATCGGCGCGGCGGTCATCCGCGACGGTGGACTCGCCCGGGGCGAGAACGGATTCGCCGGGGAGGTCGGGCACATGCGCATCGTCCCGGACGGCCCGGAGTGCGTGTGCGGCCGACGGGGGTGCTGGGAACAGATGGCGTCGGGCACTGCGCTGGCGCGCATGGCCCGGAGCGCCGCCGCGACGGGAGATGCGGAAGCGATCCGTGTCGCTGCGGGCGAGGTGGACGCGATCCGCAGCGAACACGTGGCGGCGATGGCCCGCGACGGTGACCCCGTCGCGCTGTCGCTGCTGGACGAGGTCGCGCGATGGATCGGGGTCGGAGTGGAGGCGCTCGTCCTCACCCTGGACCCCGGGGTCGTGGTCATCGGCGGGGGACTGGTCGAGATCGGTCCGCCGTTCTTCGCTGCGGTCAGGCGCGAGATCGACGCGACGATGATCGAGCGGGACCACCGACCGGCGCCCGCGGTCGTCCCGGCCGCGTACGGCGACATCGCCGGTGCGCTCGGCGCCGCGATGCTCGCGCGCAGCGTGATCTGAGCCCGACCTCCGGGGTGCCGCGACGCCGGGGGGAGGGGTCGGTACGGTGTGAACATGGAGTTTCGCCGCATTACGAACCTCCCGCCGTACGTCTTCACCATCATCGACTCGTTGAAGGTCGAAGGGCGACGGCAGGGAGACGACATCGTCGACCTCGGCTTCGGCAATCCGGACCTGCCTTCGCCGGAGATCGCCGTGGAGAAGCTGACCGAGGCCGCACACAATCCGCGCAATCACCGCTACTCGTCGAGCCGGGGCCTTCCCAAGCTGCGCGAGGCCATCGCCAACTTCTACCTGCACCGCTTCGGTGTCGATCTCGACCCCGAGACCGAGGTCATCAACACCATCGGCGCGAAGGAGGGCCTGTCGCATCTGATGTGGGTTCTCGCCCAGCCCGGTGACGCCGTGCTCGTGCCGTCGCCGTCATATCCCATCCACCTCTACGCCCCCCTGTTCGCGGGCGCCGAGGTCCGTGAGATCCCGCTTTCCACTGGTGCAGACATGTTCGGCACTCTCTGCGAGCGGTTCGAGTACTCGTGGCCGCGGCCGCGGGCGATCATCTTGTCGTTCCCGCACAATCCGACCACTGCCTGTGTCGACCTGGACTTCATGAAGGGTGTGGTCGATTTCGCCCGCGAACGTGAAGTGATCATCGTGCACGACTTCGCGTACGCCGACATCGGCTTCGACGGCTACCGCCCCCCGTCGATCCTGCAGGTCGAAGGGGCCAAGGACGTCGCCGTCGAGCTGTACTCGATGACCAAGTCGTTCTCGATGGCCGGGTGGCGCATGGCTTTCCTCGCCGGCAACCGGGAGGTCGTCCAGGCTCTGGCCAAGCTCAAGTCGTACCTCGACTACGGCATGTTCCAGCCCGTGCAGATAGCCGCGACCGTGACGCTCAACGAGGCACCGGACCACCCCAAGCTCGTCAACGAGATCTACCAGGGACGCCGCGACGCGCTGTGCGAGGGCCTGTCCCGCATCGGGTGGGAGATCGAGAAGCCCAAGGGGACGATGTTCGTCTGGGCTCCGATACCCGAGCCCTACCGGGACATGGGATCCGTCGAGTTCGCGTCCTACCTCGTTCGTGAGGCGAAGGTCGCGGTCTCGCCCGGGGTCGGCTTCGGGCCCGGTGGCGAGGGCCACGTGCGGTTCGCTCTCATCGAGAACGAGCACCGGATCAAACAGGGCGTTCGGAACCTGCGGCGCACCCTCGAGAAGCTCGACGGCACGGACTGATCCGACCCGGTCGACTGGTCGGCCAACTCAGTCGACGGCCCAGTCGCGTGACCTGCTGACGGCCTCGCGCCACCGGTCGTGGCGTTCGTCCACCCCGGTTCGGTCCTGCGCCGGGGATACGGACACGTCGAGCGCCCAGCGCGAGCGGACGTCGTCGGGTGAATCCCAGACCCCGGCGGCCAGCCCGGCCAGGTAGGCGGCGCCGAGCGCGGTGGTCTCGGCGGTCTTCGGCCGCTCGACGGTCACCCCGAGCTGGTCCGCCTGCAGTTGCAGGAGAAGGCCCATCGCGGACGCTCCGCCGTCGACGCGCAAGGCCGTGACGTCGTGGCCCGATGCCGTCGTCATGGCGTCCACGACGTCACGTGTCTGATGCACCATCGATTCCACGACGGCGCGTGCCAGTTCCGCGCGGCCGGTCCCGCGGGTGATGCCGACGATCGTGCCGCGTGCGCGGGGGTCCCACCAGGGACTGCCGAGGCCGGTGAAGGCGGGTACGAACATCACGCCGCCGGTGTCGTCGCACGACAGGGCGAGGGCCTCGAGCTCGGACGCGGCCCCGATGATGCCGAGGCCGTCCCTGAGCCACTGCACCGCGGCACCCGTGACGAAGATGGCGCCCTCGAGCGCGTAGGTGAGGGTTCCGTCGAGGTCCCACGCGACCGTGGTCAACAGGCCGTCCACCGGCTCGGGACAGGTCGACCCGACGTTCATCAGC from Acidimicrobiales bacterium encodes:
- a CDS encoding glycosyltransferase family 4 protein, translated to MTHLLVTNDFPPKIGGIQNYLWELWRRLPADSFAVYTTPHDDAEAFDAAQRYRVVRADQGWLLPTPAQIRRIDALAAEIGAASVLFDPAMPIGVSGPSLSVPYGVVLHGAEVTVPARLPILGRTLARTVEEASFVVSASGYAHGEAERLVGHPVEATYVPPGVDVGRFVPLDQSRRAAARRRLGVSEDAEVVVSVSRLVRRKGMDVLIEAAARLAPTRPHLEVVIAGRGRDEGRLRRLAARLDAPVRFLGRVADADLPAVYGMADLFVMLCHSRWGGMEEEGFGIVFLEAAAAGIAQVAGRSGGAAEAVADGETGIIAAEPRDAPAVAAIVADLLDDPARRAAMGEAARRRAVEEFSYDVLVRRLATVLD
- a CDS encoding SRPBCC family protein, with protein sequence MSEQATQQTIIDAPPERCFAVAVDFEHYPTWASDVKEVAVLRRDDDGRGGLVCFRAAAMGRSTTYTLQYFYGSNPLRMAWKLVEGDVTRQLDGEYLFEAVEGDNDRTLVSYHLVADIVVPLPGFVKRRAEARIMRSALEQLRTQVEAQVR
- a CDS encoding ArsA family ATPase; translated protein: MGDAATPDPASILVFTGKGGVGKTTVAAATALRCAAAGARTLVLSADPAHSLGDVLGERIDPEPTAVAPDLWAQQLDARRRLESSWEVVRAWLVEMFRWAGASGLEAEELAVLPGLDEVFALTDIRRHATSGDFDVVVVDCGPSAETVRLLSLPNVLSSYMERLFPVGRAVNRAVAPVLGRLTDMPVAGEAVLDGVAGLHRDLGAVHALLSDPDVTRIRLVVNAESVVIAESRRTHTYLSLFGYAPDAVIVNRVLDRDLDVGGLDEWRTRQHDVVESLGGLFGPLPILPCGFDPRELVGTAVVGELGATLWSGHDPLDRLSHADSLDVTVLGDHARLRMTLPFVERGDLAAARRGDDLVVSVGPHRRHLALPASLVSREVTGAKLDGAVLTVRFGAPGSLAESPTAMAAR
- a CDS encoding ROK family protein; its protein translation is MRDAPVVGVDIGGTSLRAVTIGAGATVDRELRMERPEHADRIVEGIVRLATELVPGGPGAVGVGCAGLVDRLGVVRTSPNIAAFVEFPLREQLGAALGVPVVVDNDANAAAFAELTSGAAVGVSTGVFVAFGTGIGAAVIRDGGLARGENGFAGEVGHMRIVPDGPECVCGRRGCWEQMASGTALARMARSAAATGDAEAIRVAAGEVDAIRSEHVAAMARDGDPVALSLLDEVARWIGVGVEALVLTLDPGVVVIGGGLVEIGPPFFAAVRREIDATMIERDHRPAPAVVPAAYGDIAGALGAAMLARSVI
- a CDS encoding aminotransferase class I/II-fold pyridoxal phosphate-dependent enzyme — translated: MEFRRITNLPPYVFTIIDSLKVEGRRQGDDIVDLGFGNPDLPSPEIAVEKLTEAAHNPRNHRYSSSRGLPKLREAIANFYLHRFGVDLDPETEVINTIGAKEGLSHLMWVLAQPGDAVLVPSPSYPIHLYAPLFAGAEVREIPLSTGADMFGTLCERFEYSWPRPRAIILSFPHNPTTACVDLDFMKGVVDFAREREVIIVHDFAYADIGFDGYRPPSILQVEGAKDVAVELYSMTKSFSMAGWRMAFLAGNREVVQALAKLKSYLDYGMFQPVQIAATVTLNEAPDHPKLVNEIYQGRRDALCEGLSRIGWEIEKPKGTMFVWAPIPEPYRDMGSVEFASYLVREAKVAVSPGVGFGPGGEGHVRFALIENEHRIKQGVRNLRRTLEKLDGTD